TGGGCGTGACTGGGGTTCCCTGGATTTTAGTATTTGTGCAGCCCGACCTAGGAACCTCCTTGGTGTTTGGAGCGATTGTGTTAGGTATGCTCTACTGGGGGAATGCCAATCCCGGCTGGCTAATCCTGCTAGCTTCTCCGGTGATTTCGGCTATCTTGTTTAACGTATTTATGCCCGGATGGTTCATCTGGACGGCAATCATGGGCATTATTGGTTGGCGCACCTTACCGTGGCCGTTGTCGGGTGCCATTGGAGCGATCGTCGTCAACTTGGTGGGAGGCGAGTTAGGGCAAATCTTCTGGGGAGTTTTGAAAGACTATCAAAAAGACAGATTGATTTTGTTCCTTAACCCGGATCTAGATCCCCTCGGCGGCGGATACCACCTGATCCAATCTCGTATTGCCATTGGTGCAGGCGAACTGTGGGGACGAGGGCTTCACAAGGGAACCCAAACCCAACTTAACTTTATTCCGGAACAGCACACTGACTTCATTTTCTCTGCCATTGGTGAAGAATTCGGACTTGCAGGCAGTTTCTTTCTGCTATTTATCTTTTGGTTGATCTGCCTGCGCTTGGTGATTATTGCCCAAAATGCCAAAGACAACTTTGGATCTTTATTAGCAATTGGCGTCTTATCGATGATTGTGTTTCAGGTGGTCGTTAACCTAGGCATGACGATGGGACTTGCACCCGTAACCGGCATTCCCCTTCCCTGGGTTAGTTATGGTCGTTCGGCGATGTTGAAGAATTTTTTGGCGCTGGGGATTGTAGAGTCTGTGGCAAATTATCGACACCGATTGAAGTTTTAGCTTTTTGTCATTCGTTATAGGTCGCTGGTTTGACCTATGACGAATGACAGCTAACTGCTATTAAGCTAATAAATGAAAACTTAACCGAGAAAAAATCATGATTCTGCCTGGAGCGGTCGTTCAAGTAAAGAACACTAACGATATCTACTACGGCTATAAAGGGCTAGTCCAACGGGTTGGCGAGGGAAAGGCAGCAGTCCTATTTGAAGGGGGAAATTGGGATAAACTCGTCACCTTCCAACTATCAGAATTAGAACTTGCAGAGACAACAGCAGGTCGCAAAAAAGCAAAATAAGATTGGAAAAAAGTAATTGGTAATTAGTCATGCTTCAAAGTTCATGGTTTTTACCTAAAGAAACATGAACGACTAATTACCGATTACCCATTACCGATTATCCATTACCAAAAATATGCGACTTCCCCTGCCACAGTTTGCCACAGGCGATCGCCCCGCCAACCATATTGCTGAGGTGATTGAGACGGCAACGACTGAATTCCTGGCACAGTGTCTCGATCCAGAAGACTTGAGCTTCCCTGTCATGCCAGCCTTTGGCAGTTGGGTCAAAGCTACGGATGAAGAGTCGGGAAATCTCGTCTTTGCTGTTGTTTATCATGCGGCGACCAGTCCCATTGATTCCATTCACCGCGCAAGAGCCTTGGGGCTATCATTGCAGGAACTGCGAGAGCAGCAACCCCAAATATTTGCCATGCTGAAAACCGAGTTCCGCGCCGCTATTGTTGGTTTTGAAGCTACCCATCAAGGGGTCAATGGTTCTAAGCGCCTGGGTGGAACGATTTATCAGTACCTGCCGCCTCGTCCGCCGCAAATTCATCAAGCGGTTTACCAGTGCGAACCGGAGGAAATTGTTCACTTCAGCGAACAGATGGATTTCTTAAGAACCTTATTGCAGGTCATGGGTGCGCCGGTGGAGGCGCTGATTGCAGCAGCGATTCGAGAAATTTATCAACTACGCAAGGCTGACCGTGACTGGTTGGTGCAGGCAGGACGGACCCTCAGCGTCCTTCTCAAGGACGACTACGACCGCTTGAGGTATATTTTGAGCCAAATCCGTTTATAGGCAGCGGATGCCCTAGAAACTTAACGCCTAAAAATTAAAGGTGTCTTGTCCTCAAAATATCCGTCCTTCGCGCTTAGGGCGCAAAAACTTCTGTAACTCTACTTCCATTGGGGCACCCCGTAGATCCAAAATATATTCATCTACTGCACCCAGCACCCCTATTT
This portion of the Coleofasciculus sp. FACHB-T130 genome encodes:
- the rodA gene encoding rod shape-determining protein RodA, which produces MLHKSLTGFRWRSLLSPWQEVDWLLLGLIVGLTIFGGVMIRSAELNQGLTDWWWHWLVGLIGLILAMFIARSRYENLLQWHWILYGITNLSLIAVMIIGTSAKGAQRWITIGDFNIQPSEFAKLGVIITLAAILHARPASTIPAVLRALGVTGVPWILVFVQPDLGTSLVFGAIVLGMLYWGNANPGWLILLASPVISAILFNVFMPGWFIWTAIMGIIGWRTLPWPLSGAIGAIVVNLVGGELGQIFWGVLKDYQKDRLILFLNPDLDPLGGGYHLIQSRIAIGAGELWGRGLHKGTQTQLNFIPEQHTDFIFSAIGEEFGLAGSFFLLFIFWLICLRLVIIAQNAKDNFGSLLAIGVLSMIVFQVVVNLGMTMGLAPVTGIPLPWVSYGRSAMLKNFLALGIVESVANYRHRLKF
- a CDS encoding NAD(P)H dehydrogenase subunit NdhS, translating into MILPGAVVQVKNTNDIYYGYKGLVQRVGEGKAAVLFEGGNWDKLVTFQLSELELAETTAGRKKAK
- a CDS encoding HAS-barrel domain-containing protein, giving the protein MRLPLPQFATGDRPANHIAEVIETATTEFLAQCLDPEDLSFPVMPAFGSWVKATDEESGNLVFAVVYHAATSPIDSIHRARALGLSLQELREQQPQIFAMLKTEFRAAIVGFEATHQGVNGSKRLGGTIYQYLPPRPPQIHQAVYQCEPEEIVHFSEQMDFLRTLLQVMGAPVEALIAAAIREIYQLRKADRDWLVQAGRTLSVLLKDDYDRLRYILSQIRL